CTTAACCCAGTTGTAGGCGCGCAgaagctgctgctctgcCTTGCCAGTGGTGCTGCGGAACTTCTTGTCGATCTCGGTtgcctcgccctcttcctcaatCTCGCTGCGCTTCTTTCCGGGGAAcggctcgccgttggcgcTGGCGCGCGCGACAGCCTTGGCGGAGGTGCTCAGAGTACTTCTCGGTCGGCGCAAGTGACCACCGGGGCACTTGCGTGTGAGCTCATGAATCGAGTCACTCTCAAAGAcgcagaagaagcagaagttGTAGACGCGTCGGAGATATTCGATCATGAGATCcagctgcttcttcttcacaaTCAACTCCTCATCGTCGGtttcgtcctcctccacagcaccttcatcttcgtcctcatcaacggcaccatcttctccatcttccatgccatcgtcgacatcgagatCGCGttccttcttgggcttcttcttggtcgcGCCAGCAGCAGGTTGGAGACGGCCACCGTTCTTAAGGTCGTCGACTCTCTCTTCGATCTTCAGCAAGGCGTTAAAATCGGAGCCGAAGTCTTCCTCAAACTTGTTGACAAGTCGCTGGACGAGGTTCAAGTCCTTTTCAACACGCTCAGGTGCGGAGAAGAGATCCCACAAAGCCTTCTTTCGAGGGTTGCTGGGAGGGTTGTGCACGCCGACATGGCAGACGAAGTCGCCTCTGACCTCATCCTTGACAGTCTTGCCATTCACCGCGTCCAGAGCCTTTTCCGCAGTTGAGACAACAGCTGGCGACTTCAGAGGCAAatcaccctcctcgtccttgggATCCACGCGATCGACAACAGCAGGAGCAACCTCTGAAGAAGGGTGAAGCATAACCCAGCCAATGCGGTGGTACCGCTTGCTGGGGTTAGGATCCGAAAGAGAAAGCCATTTGAagccgccctcttcttcgcctaGATGCTCCTTACAGAATGTCTCGAGGTTTTGTCTGCTGACGTGAGGCGCAATGGTCTTGATGAGAAGGGTTGGCTGGTACAGGTTCTCGTCTCTGATGTCAGAGCCATTGGCCGGCACAAGATCACCAACTCCGAGGATctcgttggcggcggttgcctcgccctcctccttctccacgaggccaccgaggccGTTCGTCTCGCTCTTTGGGATGCCCTCGAGAGAGAAGTCGTCAAACGTTCCGGACTCGAGATCTTGCTCCCACTGGCTGTAGGCGCCTCGGCGGAATTCGTTCAGCTGGGACCTGAAAGCATCGCGAATCTCAGGCACATAGCGCTCGCGGAACCACTGTTCCTTCTTGTGCTCGGCAACAAAGGTTCGCGCCATCTTTGCTTGAAGCTCTTCCTTATAGGCGTCATAAGCGAGCTGAatcttggccttctccttctcgcgcTCTTCTTGCACTTCGCGAGGGCCGCGAACGCGATCGGGTTCGCGACGGCGACCGGTGCGCTGgcgctccttctcctccttgatcttctcgTTCATTCTCCACCATTCGCCAAAGTATGAGAATCCAACCTGGTAGGGGAGCTTGACCGGGTCCGCGAGCGGGTTGACGGTTAGTGGCGTCGGGGCGCTGCTGTCCTGTCCGGGGACATAGCGGTCGATgttggccggcggcgacgtgatTCTCCGTTCGCGGCGATCATCGCGATCCCGAGGACCGGCATAGTCGTCGCGACCGCGACCCCTTGGCTCGTAACggtcgatggcggccggGGATCGAGAGCGACGTCTATCACGGTGTTGGCGCTCATGGCCTGCGAAGGGTTGTAAGTAAATGGTCATCCATGTTTGCGACGGCAAGCCTCCATTTGGGAAACAGTAAGAAGGAGACCTTCCAACAATCCAATTGAAGTGACAGGATATGAAGGAGAAGTACGCACCAGGAGATCTACCGCGGTAGAAGGGGTCGGTCCGCTCCTCCTTGATTCGTGTATCATCGCGACTGCTCCACGTCCTGTCGCCCGGCGAGCGCGCAGAGGAGTCTCGGTGAGAAGAGTACGAATCCATCCTGGATCTGACGCGACAAAGCGATTGTGGAGGGTGTGTGTCGTCTCTGTTCGGTAGAATTGGCCGTAAAGCCTGATTAAGTATCGCGTCCGCGTCGGGTGACCGCGTGGTTGGTGCTCATGTGATTTCGTCTGCTGGCTCGatggaaggaaggaaaggagGCAGCCTGTTGTTTGGCAACGCGATTGCGGTTAGAGAGAGTCATTCTGCACGTGGGGTACTGGATGACTTCTGAGGGAAacgagagaagagagaaagaattGAGAAGTCGGGAGGATGGCTAGCAAGCAGTAAAAATGGTGCAATTGCCAAAAGGCAAATATGATTGGAAAACCCGGCCCGCCGCTGtaacgatgatgatgacggcgcaAACGAGAGAAGAAATATATGGCGCCAATTGAGGCCGGTTGATAATGATTTGACAAACGGGGGGAGGACTTGAACAGGGAGTCAGGTGGGAGTAAGAACGGGTTGtctgggggggagggaagacaGGAATAATGGAGGTGCTTGAATTGAATCGAGGTGATGGAGGGAACAATAGGCTGCGGCAAATAAAGATGATGcagaaagaaagggaagaaCGAACTATTTCAGTTGCGAGAGCAAATGCCTCGACGATGGGACGCAAGATCTTGTCGTGATCCAAAGCTGAAGGGGACTTTGGGATGCACGAGGCAGAGATGGAAGACAGACGGGAAGGTTGACTTAGTGGAAGGACGACGAGACACACAGAGACCGGGACGTGGAACAAAGAGTCGGCTGGAAAGGGTCCACTGAAGCCTAAGACGGGTTAGTGTGATTTCGGAGGATCTTCGGTAGCATTGTTAGTACTCTTAAGTGCATATGTGTCTTGCAGAGCTAAGGGATTGCTGGAGGCTTTGTGTTTGTAGTCAGGGTTGCTGCCGGCTGAAGTTGTTTTTCGAGGCCAATTGGTTAATGATGGGGTGTTttgtacctacctaccttacttACCTAGGCTGAAGTGCTATGGAATACTTCCAAAGAAGGCATGATGGTTGTGCATCTTTCCGCGGAAGGTGGTAAGACCTACAACCACAAGACCATACCTTCCTAGCAGACCGAATGACCCAAAATCCTAAGCCCCAGTTGAAGTACAGATGGCTGCAGCCGGCGGGCTAACTCGCCTGGACGAAATGCTGGAGCTGCAGAACACCGC
The DNA window shown above is from Colletotrichum destructivum chromosome 2, complete sequence and carries:
- a CDS encoding Putative Zinc finger C2H2-type encodes the protein MDSYSSHRDSSARSPGDRTWSSRDDTRIKEERTDPFYRGRSPGHERQHRDRRRSRSPAAIDRYEPRGRGRDDYAGPRDRDDRRERRITSPPANIDRYVPGQDSSAPTPLTVNPLADPVKLPYQVGFSYFGEWWRMNEKIKEEKERQRTGRRREPDRVRGPREVQEEREKEKAKIQLAYDAYKEELQAKMARTFVAEHKKEQWFRERYVPEIRDAFRSQLNEFRRGAYSQWEQDLESGTFDDFSLEGIPKSETNGLGGLVEKEEGEATAANEILGVGDLVPANGSDIRDENLYQPTLLIKTIAPHVSRQNLETFCKEHLGEEEGGFKWLSLSDPNPSKRYHRIGWVMLHPSSEVAPAVVDRVDPKDEEGDLPLKSPAVVSTAEKALDAVNGKTVKDEVRGDFVCHVGVHNPPSNPRKKALWDLFSAPERVEKDLNLVQRLVNKFEEDFGSDFNALLKIEERVDDLKNGGRLQPAAGATKKKPKKERDLDVDDGMEDGEDGAVDEDEDEGAVEEDETDDEELIVKKKQLDLMIEYLRRVYNFCFFCVFESDSIHELTRKCPGGHLRRPRSTLSTSAKAVARASANGEPFPGKKRSEIEEEGEATEIDKKFRSTTGKAEQQLLRAYNWVKTFEDKILQILEPETADLRKLGGRPVEDAVSDELLKYVKQEDEHKWRCKVPECTKLFKEEHFWRKHVEKRHGDWLESIEQEFHLINAYVMDPSHIAPSRTDANSNGHFPPANGQSATGTPRGFNLQNFTMNGMMPIPGFPMPPGGFPPFVGGGHPGVQAGWNAGGDDRGGPGPIRRGGMGGGRGNYRTGPYDRRPTPRWDGGIGGRGRGGAGKWGDGAAGGAAVGPREATQGRSLKSYEDLDHVAGGGGGELNY